CGTCGGCGGCGAACGCTTCGCGGAGTTTGTCCTCGTCCTCGGGCGAGAGGTTCGTCCGGAGCACAGTTGGATTGTACGACTGGATCTCGTCGATGACACGATCCGTCTGGGCGTCGGTCACGAGGAGGAACAGCGCGGAGTGGCCTGGCTCGATCGTGTCGCCGACCTCCTTGATGAAGTCATCGTCTACCCCGATGTCCGCGAACCGGCCCGAGAGCGCGCCGGTGACGGCACCGACCGCCATCCCGAGGATCGGTGCGAAGAAGATGAGCCCGATCAGGAGGCCCCAGAAACTCCCGCCGAGCGCGCCAGCGCCGACGAGGCTCTGAGCCTGCTTGACCTTCGGCTTGCCGTCGCCCTCCCGGACGACGACCGCCGCGTCACCCAGCGTGATGAGCTCCTGTTTCTGGAGCTCGTTCAGCTTGTCTCTGACGTTCAGTGCGCCGTCTTCGTTGTCGAACGCGAGGACGATTAGTTCCTGCATTGGCGTCCGGCAGTTCGTTCGATTAAGACACACTTAATGATAGTTACCACATTGATGCTTCGAATCTGTCTAGTCATTAACAC
The genomic region above belongs to Halococcus saccharolyticus DSM 5350 and contains:
- a CDS encoding DUF1269 domain-containing protein, translated to MQELIVLAFDNEDGALNVRDKLNELQKQELITLGDAAVVVREGDGKPKVKQAQSLVGAGALGGSFWGLLIGLIFFAPILGMAVGAVTGALSGRFADIGVDDDFIKEVGDTIEPGHSALFLLVTDAQTDRVIDEIQSYNPTVLRTNLSPEDEDKLREAFAADDVVA